A genomic stretch from Alosa sapidissima isolate fAloSap1 chromosome 3, fAloSap1.pri, whole genome shotgun sequence includes:
- the LOC121704808 gene encoding sialic acid-binding Ig-like lectin 13 isoform X1: protein MLNLIILILYLQADRGVAAEKTWTVEIPESVTGLKSSCVVVPCRYDYPHQGESISSWKGRWYLAPNDVYVYDQDSSTVDARYQMRTALVGELREKNCSLQITDIKKNDQGQYWFRIMMEGYNSYSYSEKKITISVKDEPNRPSISGVIKEVRSGEIVTVSCSASHSCPPHPPTITWSRDGRVTVQSEPLTGGQHKLTSSLSFNANASDHQQPITCSVQHHGGKKAINSVILKVTYAPVNVTISPREPSVLENGSISLSCLAEGNPEVDSYQWRNGSGPLSVQGKSLKLSSVTRRIHAITCVARNREGETASRPVRINVEYPPEISEQSFCTRGHSGTQCSCTVQSNPPSIVRWVWDHGENESPQIKNGTTAVAMDLLPPNLHQAVCMASNKHGNAMKILYIKNDLLYVYVSVGAGCALILFLTVICLSRRKRCRQQQQNLERENSRKKCEKENHVYNSQEVKGGQPCCVVDEDLYGNEAMQDADDDGEIYANNCHGCGEDDDIYANC from the exons ATGCTGAATCTCATCATCCTGATTCTTTACCTCCAAG CGGATCGTGGGGTGGCTGCAGAAAAGACATGGACGGTAGAAATTCCTGAATCTGTGACGGGGTTGAAGAGCTCCTGTGTTGTAGTCCCATGTAGATATGACTATCCACACCAAGGAGAATCCATCAGCAGCTGGAAAGGACGTTGGTACCTTGCTCCAAATGATGTCTATGTGTATGACCAAGATTCTTCAACAGTGGATGCTCGTTACCAGATGCGCACCGCATTGGTAGGGGAGTTACGTGAAAAGAATTGTTCACTTCAGATAACTGACATTAAGAAGAATGACCAAGGACAGTATTGGTTTAGAATTATGATGGAAGGATACAATTCCTACTCCtattctgaaaaaaaaattacCATCTCAGTCAAAG ATGAGCCCAACCGTCCATCAATATCTGGAGTGATAAAGGAAGTGAGGTCTGGAGAAATTGTGACTGTTTCCTGTTCCGCGTCTCATTCCTGTCCCCCTCACCCTCCCACCATTACCTGGAGCCGTGACGGCAGGGTCACCGTCCAATCAGAGCCACTGACAGGGGGACAACATAAACTGACCTCCAGCTTGTCCTTTAATGCCAACGCCTCGGACCACCAACAGCCAATCACATGCTCTGTACAGCATCATGGTGGGAAGAAAGCCATCAACTCTGTCATCCTCAAAGTGACAT ATGCCCCAGTTAATGTAACAATTTCCCCACGGGAACCCTCTGTGCTTGAGAACGGCTCTATCAGCTTAAGCTGCTTGGCTGAAGGAAATCCTGAAGTTGACAGCTACCAGTGGCGCAATGGGAGTGGGCCTCTGTCTGTACAGGGCAAATCCCTCAAGTTGTCCAGTGTCACCAGACGCATCCACGCCATTACCTGTGTGGCCAGGAACCGTGAGGGAGAGACTGCTTCCAGACCCGTGAGGATTAATGTGGAAT ATCCTCCAGAAATATCTGAGCAGTCTTTCTGCACGAGAGGCCACTCAGGCACTCAGTGCAGCTGCactgtccagtccaatccccCTTCCATTGTGCGGTGGGTCTGGGACCATGGAGAGAATGAATCTCCTCAGATAAAGAATGGCACAACGGCTGTGGCAATGGACCTCCTTCCGCCCAATCTTCACCAGGCAGTGTGCATGGCCAGTAATAAACATGGCAATGCAATGAAAATACTCTACATCAAAAATG ACCTGCTGTATGTCTATGTATCAGTGGGCGCAGGCTGCGCTTTGATCCTCTTTCTGACCGTCATCTGTCTCAGTCGCAGGAAGCGCTGTAGGCAACAGCA GCAGAATTTGGAAAGAGAAAATTCTAGGAAgaaatgtgaaaaagaaaatcatGTCTACAATTCACA
- the LOC121704808 gene encoding sialic acid-binding Ig-like lectin 13 isoform X2 produces the protein MLNLIILILYLQDRGVAAEKTWTVEIPESVTGLKSSCVVVPCRYDYPHQGESISSWKGRWYLAPNDVYVYDQDSSTVDARYQMRTALVGELREKNCSLQITDIKKNDQGQYWFRIMMEGYNSYSYSEKKITISVKDEPNRPSISGVIKEVRSGEIVTVSCSASHSCPPHPPTITWSRDGRVTVQSEPLTGGQHKLTSSLSFNANASDHQQPITCSVQHHGGKKAINSVILKVTYAPVNVTISPREPSVLENGSISLSCLAEGNPEVDSYQWRNGSGPLSVQGKSLKLSSVTRRIHAITCVARNREGETASRPVRINVEYPPEISEQSFCTRGHSGTQCSCTVQSNPPSIVRWVWDHGENESPQIKNGTTAVAMDLLPPNLHQAVCMASNKHGNAMKILYIKNDLLYVYVSVGAGCALILFLTVICLSRRKRCRQQQQNLERENSRKKCEKENHVYNSQEVKGGQPCCVVDEDLYGNEAMQDADDDGEIYANNCHGCGEDDDIYANC, from the exons ATGCTGAATCTCATCATCCTGATTCTTTACCTCCAAG ATCGTGGGGTGGCTGCAGAAAAGACATGGACGGTAGAAATTCCTGAATCTGTGACGGGGTTGAAGAGCTCCTGTGTTGTAGTCCCATGTAGATATGACTATCCACACCAAGGAGAATCCATCAGCAGCTGGAAAGGACGTTGGTACCTTGCTCCAAATGATGTCTATGTGTATGACCAAGATTCTTCAACAGTGGATGCTCGTTACCAGATGCGCACCGCATTGGTAGGGGAGTTACGTGAAAAGAATTGTTCACTTCAGATAACTGACATTAAGAAGAATGACCAAGGACAGTATTGGTTTAGAATTATGATGGAAGGATACAATTCCTACTCCtattctgaaaaaaaaattacCATCTCAGTCAAAG ATGAGCCCAACCGTCCATCAATATCTGGAGTGATAAAGGAAGTGAGGTCTGGAGAAATTGTGACTGTTTCCTGTTCCGCGTCTCATTCCTGTCCCCCTCACCCTCCCACCATTACCTGGAGCCGTGACGGCAGGGTCACCGTCCAATCAGAGCCACTGACAGGGGGACAACATAAACTGACCTCCAGCTTGTCCTTTAATGCCAACGCCTCGGACCACCAACAGCCAATCACATGCTCTGTACAGCATCATGGTGGGAAGAAAGCCATCAACTCTGTCATCCTCAAAGTGACAT ATGCCCCAGTTAATGTAACAATTTCCCCACGGGAACCCTCTGTGCTTGAGAACGGCTCTATCAGCTTAAGCTGCTTGGCTGAAGGAAATCCTGAAGTTGACAGCTACCAGTGGCGCAATGGGAGTGGGCCTCTGTCTGTACAGGGCAAATCCCTCAAGTTGTCCAGTGTCACCAGACGCATCCACGCCATTACCTGTGTGGCCAGGAACCGTGAGGGAGAGACTGCTTCCAGACCCGTGAGGATTAATGTGGAAT ATCCTCCAGAAATATCTGAGCAGTCTTTCTGCACGAGAGGCCACTCAGGCACTCAGTGCAGCTGCactgtccagtccaatccccCTTCCATTGTGCGGTGGGTCTGGGACCATGGAGAGAATGAATCTCCTCAGATAAAGAATGGCACAACGGCTGTGGCAATGGACCTCCTTCCGCCCAATCTTCACCAGGCAGTGTGCATGGCCAGTAATAAACATGGCAATGCAATGAAAATACTCTACATCAAAAATG ACCTGCTGTATGTCTATGTATCAGTGGGCGCAGGCTGCGCTTTGATCCTCTTTCTGACCGTCATCTGTCTCAGTCGCAGGAAGCGCTGTAGGCAACAGCA GCAGAATTTGGAAAGAGAAAATTCTAGGAAgaaatgtgaaaaagaaaatcatGTCTACAATTCACA